Genomic window (Devosia chinhatensis):
TTGAGCGCCGCAATGGACATCGTCAATGAGCCAAAGATGACCAATGTTACGCCGAAGGCGGGGACTTGGGCGAAAGCCGCGTCGAACCGGCCGAGCAGGTAGATGCCCAGTTTCACCATCGTGGCCGAATGCAGATATGCCGATGCCGGCGTCGGCGCCGCCATGGCCTGTGGAAGCCAGAAATGGAACGGAAACTGTGCCGACTTGGTAAAGGCGCCCAGAAGCAGCAGCACGACGATGGCCACCAGATAAGGGCTTTCGGCGATGCGGTCGGCGCTGCCGGCCACGGCGCTGAGGCTGAAGGTGCCAAGATCCAGCCCGATCAGCAGGATGGCACCGAAAAGCGCCAGGCCCCCGCCCGCCGTGATCAACAGCGATTGCAGCGCCGCCCGGCGCGCTTCGACCTTGCGGGCCTCGAAGCCGATCAACATGAAGGAGGTAAGGCTCGTGGCTTCCCAGAAGACGAACATGACGATGAGGTTGTCCGAAAGGACGGTGCCCAGCATGGCCGTCATGAAAATCAGGATGAGGAGGATGAAGCGGGCGCGCGTCTTGGCGGGCGCATCCGCGAAATAGGCCCCGGCATAAAGGGTGACCAATGTACCGATACCGGTGATCAGGAGACCGAAGAGATAGGAAAAGCCGTCAAGCCGCAAGGCGAGGACGACGCCCAGTGAGGGCACCCAGTCCAGCGCCTCGGTGACGACGCCACCATTGGTGATGTCTGCCCAATGCGCCAGCAGGCCGAAAAAGAGTGTTGCGGGAATGGCGACCGGCAGAAGCCGCCCAAGAGGCCCGGCCAGCGCGGATAGCCGCCAGCCCACCAAGCTGCCCACGGCAGACAGGATCAGCACTGTGAGAAGAGACACGACAGACAACCTCCGCAATTCGCGGATACCGTCGCAAGCCTCGTGCCAGAAAAAAATTGAGCAAAATCAAAGGTGCGGGCAAAGAGCCGGTCCGCTTATCCGAACCGGACACCCCATGCGTTCGGTTTTCCGAACGCTCTGTGCGCAAGCATTGCCAGCCAACCGAGCTGCCGCGCTCGTCGCCAGACCAAGGGTAATGTAAAGACTTGTCGGGGCGAAATTGGAGCGGGTGAAGGGAATCGAACCCTCGTCGTAAGCTTGGGAAGCTTCTGCTCTACCATTGAGCTACACCCGCCTGGCGCTGGTCCAGGGTGCTGGTCGGTTGCAACCAGCCCGGCGATAGATGCTGGAAATCAAAGGGGGCGTCAAGGTGCTCCGCGCATCTGCGCCGGCTAGAGCCTTATACTGGCATTCATGAAATAGCGCTCGAAGAGCGGGCTGGCCGCGGCGCCCAATGCCCGGGCATTTCCGCCCACCGCGCCGGCCTCGATGCGGGGGGCGATGAGGCCGCGCATGTCCTGGTTGACGAGATAACGCCGCGTGCGCTCGACGAGGTCGTGCTTGACCATTTCGGGAAAGGCGCCATCGATCAGGATGGCCTCGAAATCGATCACGGCGCAGACGGAAAGGCTGGCCCGGGCCAGTTCCTGTGCCGTCCGCCCGAGCCAAGGATCGACGAACCGGGAAAACCGGCTCCAGTCCTGCGGCTGCGCCCAAAGATCGCGTGGGTCGTGGCCGTTCTCGGCCAGGCGCGCCTCGAGCAGGTGGATCGAGGCGGTGTCGATCAATTGCTGGCTTTCCCCTTGTGGGCCGAAACTGCGCAACGACCCCAGAGCGCCGGCATTGCCGTGATGGCCCTGATAGACCGAATGATTGAGGACGATGCCGCCGCCAATAAAGGCACCGATGAAGAAATAGGCGTAATCACGAAACTCCTTGCCGCGCCCATAGATCTGTTCGGCCTGGCAGCCAGCGGTAGCGTCATTGACCATGCTGACCGGCAGGTCGGTAAATTTTGCCAGCTCGGCGACGAAGTCGACATCCTTCCAGGAAACGAAATCGTCGGATGGAGGGCCCACCAATTCGTTCCAGCGCCAGAGCTCGAACGGCAGGCCGATGCCGATACCGCAGATGCGCTGGCGTTCTGTGGGGCTGCATGCCGCAAGGATGGTCTTGAGCCCTTCTTGGAGAAAGGTAAAGATCGGGCCGGGCAGGGGATATTCGTAGGTCAGCTGCAATTCCTGCCGAACCGTGCCGCGAAAATCGGCAAGCAGCAGCACCGCGCTGCGCCGCCCGATCTTGCAGCCCAGGGAGAGCACGCCATTTTCTGCCAGATGCATGGGCACGGAAGGCTTACCCACCTTCCCCTTGATCGGGGTGCCGCGCTCGAGCAGCCCTTCGGCCTCCATTTCGCGCAGGATGATCGAGATGGTCTGTGGAGACAGGTTTGCGAGCCGCGCCAATTCGCTGCCGGCGGTCGGGCCATTGCGCTGCAGCAGGGTCAGCAGCAGACGTTCATTATAGTCGCGAACCCCACTTTGGTTCACGCCCCCGCTCAGCGATCGGATGACTGCATTGTCCATGGCGCGCACCATAATCAAGGCTATGCCATCACGGAAGATAGCCCGCCTGAAATAAATAAATAAACTAGATTTATATATTGACGAGGCCTGGAATCCGTTTCACGATATGGGCGTGCAATCAAGCAAGCCGGTGTCAGGCCGAGGGGGAAGGAGCCCTTTCTGAACTGCCGGACCAGGGAGAGAGAACATGAAAAAGCTGCTTTTGGGCACGGCCTTGTGCCTGGCTGCCATGACGCCTGCGGCAATGGCCCAGGATGTGAGCGCCTGCCTCATCACCAAGGCCGATACCAATCCGTTTTTCGTCAAGATGAAGGAAGGCGCCGAGGCCAAGGCTGCCGAGCTGGGCGTGACGCTCAAGTCCTATGCCGGCAAGATCGACGGCGATCATGAAACCCAGGTGGCGGCCATCGAAACCTGCATCGCTGATGGCGCCAAGGGCATTCTGATAACGGCCTCGGATACCTCTGCAATCGTGCAATCGGTGCAGCAGGCCCGCGACGCCGGCCTCGTCGTCATCGCACTCGATACGCCCCTCACGCCGATCGATGCCGCCGATGCCACCTTTGCCACCGACAATTTTCTGGCCGGTGAACTGATCGGAAAGTGGGCCGCCGCCAAGATGGGCGCGGAAGCTGCCAATGCCAAGATCGCCATGCTGGACCTGGCGGTCAGCCAGCCCAGCGTCGACGTCTTGCGCGACCAGGGGTTCCTCACAGGCTTTGGCATCGACGTCGCCGATCCCAACAAGTGGGGCGATGAAACCGATCCACGCATCGTCGGCCATGACGTGACCGCGGGGAACGAGGAGGGTGGCCGCAAGGCGATGGAAAACCTGCTCGCCAAAGACCCGATGATCAACCTCGTCTATACGATCAATGAGCCCTCCGCTGCCGGTGCCTACGAGGCCCTGAAGTCGATCGGCCGGGAGAATGACGTCACCATCGTTTCCGTCGACGGCGGCTGCCCCGGCGTCGCCAATGTGAAGGACGGCGTGATCGGCGCTACCTCCCAGCAATATCCCCTGCAGATGGCGGCACTCGGCGTCGAGGCGATCAAGGCCTGGGCCGATAGCGGCGCCAAGCCCGAACCAACCCCCGGCAAGGACTTCTTCGACACCGGCGTCAAGCTTGTGACCGATACGCCGGCCGATGGCGTCGAGTCCATCGACAGCGCCGAAGGCACCAATCTCTGCTGGGGCTAGGCCTCGCATAGACCCAGATCACGGCGGGGGCGGCAGCACAGTTGCCCCCGCGTTCATCCCCAGGGGAGGTAGGCCCATGTCGAACCCGTCCGAGGCCGAGCAGGGCCTCACGAGGCGCAGCGAAAGCATTGCCAGTTTCGATCATCAGATGACCCTATTGTCGCGTGTCCAGCATGCGCTGCATTCGAACCCGGCGCTGGTCCCGCTCATCGTCCTCGTATTTTCGGTCATTGTCTTCGGAGCCCTTCTGGGCACCAAGTTCTTCTCGTCCTTTGCCATGACGCTGATCCTCCAGCAGGTGGCCATTGTCGGCATCGTCGGCGCGGCCCAGTCTCTGGTGATCCTTACCGCCGGCATCGATCTGTCCGTGGGCGCGATCATGGTGCTCAGCTCGGTGATCATGGGCCAGTTCACTTTCCGCCTGGGCATGCCGCCGGCTGTTGCCATTGCCTGCGGCCTCGTGGTCGGTACCTTCATCGGGTTCGTCAACGGCTGGCTCATCGCGCGGGTGAAGCTGCCTCCGTTCATCGTCACTCTGGGTATCTGGCAAATCGCTCTTGCCACCAACTTCCTCTATTCGGGCAACGAAACCATCCGCGCCCAGGAAATCGAGACCCAGGCCCCATTGCTGCAGTTTTTCGGCAAGTCCTTCACCCTGGGCGGCGCGGTGTTCACCTATGGGGTGATCTTCTTCATCGTGCTGGTGCTGGTCCTGGCCTATGTGCTGCGTCACACCGCATGGGGGCGCCATGTCTATGCCGTGGGGGACGATCCGGATGCAGCCGCGCTTTCCGGCGTCAACACCAAGCGCATCCTCATTTCGGTCTATATGCTGTCCGGCCTCATCTGCGCCTTTGCCGGCTGGGTCCTGATCGGCCGCATCGGTTCCGTGTCGCCGACATCGGGGCAATCGGCCAATATCGAATCCATTACGGCCGTGGTGATCGGGGGCATTTCGCTGTTCGGCGGGCGCGGTTCGATCATGGGCATGTTCTTCGGCGCGCTCATCGTGGGTGTCTTCTCGCTTGGCCTGCGCCTGATGGGCGCCGACGCGCAATGGACTTACCTGCTCATCGGCGCCCTCATCATTGCCGCCGTTGCCATCGATCAGTGGATCAGAAAGGTGTCTGCCTGATGGAACCCATTCTTTCCGCCCGCGCCCTCAACAAGCGCTATGGACGCGTGACTGCCCTCGACAATTGCGACTTCGACCTGATGCCGGGGGAAATCCTCGCCGTCATCGGCGACAATGGCGCGGGCAAATCCTCCCTGATCAAGGCGCTGTCCGGCGCCATCAGGCCCGATAGCGGCGACATCTTTCTTGAAGGGCAAAAGATCGAGTTTTCCTCGCCAATCGATGCGCGACTGGCCGGGGTCGAAACCGTCTACCAGACGCTGGCCATGTCACCGGCCCTCTCGATCGCCGACAACATGTTCATGGGGCGGGAAATCCGCAAGCCTGGCTTCATGGGAAAGGTCTTGCGCCAGCTCGATCGTCCCGCCATGGAGCGCATTGCCCGCGAGAAGCTGTCCGAGCTGGGCCTGATGACCATTCAGAACATCAACCAGGCCGTCGAAACCCTCTCCGGCGGGCAACGGCAGGGCGTGGCGGTGGCGCGCGCCGCGGCCTTCGGTTCGAAAGTCATCATCCTCGACGAGCCCACCGCAGCACTCGGCGTCAAGGAATCCCGTCGCGTGCTCGATCTCATCCAGGACGTGCGGGCGCGGGGCATCCCCATCATCCTCATCAGTCACAACATGCCGCACGTTTTCGAGGTGGCCAATCGCATCCATGTGCATCGCCTGGGCCGGCGCCTCTGCGTGATCGATCCAAAGGATTATACGATGTCCGATGCCGTGGCATTCATGACCGGTGCCAAGAGCGCGCCGGGAGCCGCCATGGCAGCGTAAGGACAGGCGCCCGGCACTGTCCCCCCGCCGGGCGCCTCTCATTTAGTGACCAGCCATCGTCCTCTGCCTGATTCTTTGGTCAGGCTGAAAATGGCTTGAAATGCTTGGAAAGCTTGAGCGTTTGCGCCTGATAGTTCGAGCCCAAGTCTGATCCATAGAGACGATCCGGCGCCTCCGCGAGGTTCTCGTAAATCAGCCGGCCGATGATCTGGCCATGGCCCAGAAGGAAGGGCACTTCGCGGCTGCGCACCTCCAGCACGGCCCGGCTTCCGGTACCGCCTGCAGCCGAATGCCCAAAGCCGGGATCGAAGAAACCGGCATAATGGACGCGGAATTCCCCGACCAGCGGATCGAAGGGCACCATTTCCGCCGCATGGGTCGGCGGCACATGCACCGCCTCGAGGCTGACGAGGATGTAGAATTCGTCAGGGTCCAGGATCAGTTCGCTGCGGCCCCGCGCGTAAAGCGGCTCCCAGAAATCGAGCACGTCGAGCGCCGCCTTTTTGTCGACGTCCACCACGGCCGTGTGGCGCTTGGAGCGGAAGCCGATCAGCCCGTCCCGGCCTTGGCCCACGAGATCGATTGATAGCGCAACGCCATTATCCACCGGCTGCTCGCCGCCGATGACCAGCACGTCGCTGGCATGAAGCGCCTGATGCTCGCCGATGGAAAGCCGGCTGTCGCCGCCACGAAACCGCATCTGGCTCAGGCGCGATCCGGTCCGGACAAGGATCGGAAAGGTGCGCGGGCTGATTTCAAGATAGAGCGGACCGCTATAGCCTGAAGGCAATTGGTCAAAGCCCCGGGCGCGGTCGCCGATGACGCGGGTGAATACGTCCAGCCGGCCGGTCGAGCTTTTAGGATTTGCGGAGGCGCTCACACCCTCGGGCAGATCAAGGCGTTCCTCGAGCGGAACGAGATAGACGCAGCCGCGCTCGAGAACGGCGCCCTTGCTGAGGTCGATCTCATGCAGTTTGAGCGCCTCGATGCGCTCTGCCACCGAGTGGCTGGGTCCCGGCAGAAAGCTCGAGCGCACGCGAAAAGCGGTCTTGCCGAGCCGCAGGTCGAGGCTGGCCGGCTGGACCTGGTCGGCATCGAAGGCGCGATCGGCGCGAATGGCGCCCTGCTCATGCAGCTTTTCGATCAATCGCGCCGGAAAGACGCCTTTCGGCCAAGCTTCGCTCATGCAAATTACTCACGCTGGTCCTAGGCTTTCCCTAGCAAACCATAGCGATTGACGCCATGGCCTCGATGCCGTTAAATCCCTCCATTCAGTGGTGATTTGGCCGGTCGCTTGCAGCCACTTAAAACAAATAGCTAAAGACCGTTTGGAACCGGCCGCCACTCGCGTGCCGGTTTTTTGTTTGAAAGCGTGACCATGACAAAGACCAACAACCCCCTGAACGATCCCAAGAAGCTCTCTGCAGCGACACAGATGGTTCATGGCGGCGGCATGCGCTCAGGCTTCAACGAGACCAGCGAGGCGCTGTTTCTCAATTCGGGTTATTCCTATCCCAGCTCCGAGCACGCCGAATTACTGTTCCAGGGCAAGATTGCCGGGGGACATAATTACTCGCGATTTTCCAATCCGACGGTGGACATGTTTGAGGACCGCATGGCGCTTCTGGAGGGCGCAGAGGCCGGCAAGGCTTTCGCCTCCGGCATGTCTGCGGTCACCAATGCGGTGATGAGCCAGGTCAGGGCGGGCGATCATATCGTAGCCTCCCAGGCTTTGTTCGGCGGCTGCCGCTATGTCGTGGAAGACTTCGCACCGCGCTTCGGTGTCGCCTCGACCCTGGTGGACGGCCGCGACTCGGAGAACTTCGCCCGTGCCATGCAGCCCAATACCAAGCTCGTATTCATCGAGACGCCGACCAATCCGACGCTGGAGCTGGTCGATATCCGCGCCGTCGCCGACATTGCCCACGCCCATGGCGCCAAACTCATCGTCGACAATGTGTTTTCGACCGCGCTCTTTCAAAAGCCCTTGGAACTGGGGGCGGACCTCGTCACGTATTCGGCGACCAAGCATATCGATGGCCAGGGCCGCGTGCTGGGCGGCATCGTTCTGGGTTCCAAGGAGCTCATCGAAGGCGATGTGCATACCTTCCTTCGCCAGACCGGTGCGACGCTCAGCGCCTTCAATGCCTGGGTATTGCTCAAGGGCCTGGAAACCTACGCCCTACGCGTCGAGCGCATGACAGACACTGCCGAAAAAGTCGCGGCAGCGCTTTCCGGCCATCCGAAGATCGAGCGGGTCATCTACCCGCATGATCCAAACCATCCGCAGTATGAGCTGGCCAAGCGCCAGATGACGCGTGGTTCCACCCTACTCGCGATCGACGTCAAAAACGGGCAGGAAGGTGCCTTTGCGCTGTCGGACAGTCTGGCGGTCATCCTGATCTCGAACAATCTGGGCGATGCCAAGTCGCTCATCACCCATCCGCGCACCACCACCCATGCCCGCCTTACCGAGGAGGTCCGCCTCGAAACCGGCGTCACCCCGGGCCTCCTGCGCCTCTCGGTCGGTCTCGAAGACCCCGACGATCTGATCGCTGACCTCATGTATGGACTGGATCAGGTCTGATGCGGTCCCTGTTCAAGCGCTGCATGTCAGCCTTGGCCTGCCTGCTTCTCGCCTTGCCGGCAGCGGCACAGCCGCTGCCTTATCACGTCGACCCGGACGCCCGCGAAATCCTGCCAAATCTGCAACCGGTGCCGGCCATCCGCTTCCTGACCACGGCCGATTTTCCACCGTTCAATTTCCGCGATCCGGGTGGCGAACTGATTGGCTTTAATATCGATCTGGCACGACGGATCTGTATCGAGGTCAATGTGGCCTGCACCATCCAGGCCTGGCCCTGGGACCAGGCTGCAAATGCGCTGGCCGACAATCAGGGCGATGCGCTGATCGCCGGCCTGTCCATGACCCCTGAGAATGGCGAGCTTTACGACTTCTCTTCGGTCTATCTGGCGCTGCCCGGACGCTTTCTCACCCGGGCGCAGGCCGTAGAGGGCTTTCGAGCCGAAACGCTCGACGGACAAAAGGTGTCGGTCCGCGCCGGCAGCGCGCATGAGCAATTCCTGATCCGATACTTGCCGAACATCGAGCGGATGGAATTCGACGACGAACTCGAAGCGCTGGAGGCTGTGAAATCGGGTAGCGTTGCCGCGTTTTTCGGAGACGCCATGCGCGCCTCCTTCTGGCTCAACGACAATCTGGCCTGTTGCGGCTTTGCTGGCGAGCCCTATTTCCGCCCCGACCTTTTCGGGGACGGGTTGTCGATCGCAATGCCCGCCGGGAACGACGCCGTCCGCCATGCCATTGACTGGGCTTTGGTGCGGCTCAAGCAAAACGGCGCGCTCGATGAACTCTACCTGCGCTGGTTCCCCGTCGGCTTCTACTAGGCTTGTCGGCTCAAGCCGGAAGCTTGCGGTGCCGGGCGCGGGCTGCGACCTCGATCGCGGCGGTCGTCAGCCGGTCAAGGCTCAGCTTGTCGCGCAGCAATTCGAGAAAGCGCAACTCTTCCTGTTCGAGATAGAGGTCAACAGCGGTGACTTCGACGGCCAGCGCATAGGCCGTGTCCTGCAGCTTGGCCGGCAGGACGGCAATCGCATCGTCCAGCACCTTGTCGAGGCCGTCCTGCCCGTTGAGGATGTCGGCGCATTGGTTGGCGACTGTTTCAAGCCGAGTGCGATCAAAACCCTCGAAAACCGGCAGGCGGTCGATCAGCGCGGTGATGCGCGTCAGTTCCTTTTCGGTTATGGCGCTGTCCGATGTCGCGGCAACGATCATCACGTGAATGAGGGCATCTTGGGCTTGGCTGGTCATCGCGCTATTCCGTGGAACAAAACTCGACAAGAGTTAGGGTTTCCAGAGCAGGCATGCAACGGCCTGCGACATTGACGGCGACCGCTAATCGGTGCACAGAGCCTTCTTCGTCTTCTCCCGTCATTTTTGAAAGGCCGCAACCCAGTGTCGCCCGCCGCTCTGCCTGCCCTTGACCCGTCCTTTTTCGAGCCCGCGCAGAATGCCCGCGCCTGGCCGTTCGAGGAAGCACGCAAGATCGTCAAACGGCTGGAAAAGTCGGGCAAGGGCGAGGC
Coding sequences:
- a CDS encoding ROK family protein, translating into MDNAVIRSLSGGVNQSGVRDYNERLLLTLLQRNGPTAGSELARLANLSPQTISIILREMEAEGLLERGTPIKGKVGKPSVPMHLAENGVLSLGCKIGRRSAVLLLADFRGTVRQELQLTYEYPLPGPIFTFLQEGLKTILAACSPTERQRICGIGIGLPFELWRWNELVGPPSDDFVSWKDVDFVAELAKFTDLPVSMVNDATAGCQAEQIYGRGKEFRDYAYFFIGAFIGGGIVLNHSVYQGHHGNAGALGSLRSFGPQGESQQLIDTASIHLLEARLAENGHDPRDLWAQPQDWSRFSRFVDPWLGRTAQELARASLSVCAVIDFEAILIDGAFPEMVKHDLVERTRRYLVNQDMRGLIAPRIEAGAVGGNARALGAAASPLFERYFMNASIRL
- a CDS encoding sugar ABC transporter substrate-binding protein, whose product is MKKLLLGTALCLAAMTPAAMAQDVSACLITKADTNPFFVKMKEGAEAKAAELGVTLKSYAGKIDGDHETQVAAIETCIADGAKGILITASDTSAIVQSVQQARDAGLVVIALDTPLTPIDAADATFATDNFLAGELIGKWAAAKMGAEAANAKIAMLDLAVSQPSVDVLRDQGFLTGFGIDVADPNKWGDETDPRIVGHDVTAGNEEGGRKAMENLLAKDPMINLVYTINEPSAAGAYEALKSIGRENDVTIVSVDGGCPGVANVKDGVIGATSQQYPLQMAALGVEAIKAWADSGAKPEPTPGKDFFDTGVKLVTDTPADGVESIDSAEGTNLCWG
- a CDS encoding ABC transporter permease, whose translation is MSNPSEAEQGLTRRSESIASFDHQMTLLSRVQHALHSNPALVPLIVLVFSVIVFGALLGTKFFSSFAMTLILQQVAIVGIVGAAQSLVILTAGIDLSVGAIMVLSSVIMGQFTFRLGMPPAVAIACGLVVGTFIGFVNGWLIARVKLPPFIVTLGIWQIALATNFLYSGNETIRAQEIETQAPLLQFFGKSFTLGGAVFTYGVIFFIVLVLVLAYVLRHTAWGRHVYAVGDDPDAAALSGVNTKRILISVYMLSGLICAFAGWVLIGRIGSVSPTSGQSANIESITAVVIGGISLFGGRGSIMGMFFGALIVGVFSLGLRLMGADAQWTYLLIGALIIAAVAIDQWIRKVSA
- a CDS encoding ATP-binding cassette domain-containing protein; translated protein: MEPILSARALNKRYGRVTALDNCDFDLMPGEILAVIGDNGAGKSSLIKALSGAIRPDSGDIFLEGQKIEFSSPIDARLAGVETVYQTLAMSPALSIADNMFMGREIRKPGFMGKVLRQLDRPAMERIAREKLSELGLMTIQNINQAVETLSGGQRQGVAVARAAAFGSKVIILDEPTAALGVKESRRVLDLIQDVRARGIPIILISHNMPHVFEVANRIHVHRLGRRLCVIDPKDYTMSDAVAFMTGAKSAPGAAMAA
- a CDS encoding 2'-deoxycytidine 5'-triphosphate deaminase codes for the protein MSEAWPKGVFPARLIEKLHEQGAIRADRAFDADQVQPASLDLRLGKTAFRVRSSFLPGPSHSVAERIEALKLHEIDLSKGAVLERGCVYLVPLEERLDLPEGVSASANPKSSTGRLDVFTRVIGDRARGFDQLPSGYSGPLYLEISPRTFPILVRTGSRLSQMRFRGGDSRLSIGEHQALHASDVLVIGGEQPVDNGVALSIDLVGQGRDGLIGFRSKRHTAVVDVDKKAALDVLDFWEPLYARGRSELILDPDEFYILVSLEAVHVPPTHAAEMVPFDPLVGEFRVHYAGFFDPGFGHSAAGGTGSRAVLEVRSREVPFLLGHGQIIGRLIYENLAEAPDRLYGSDLGSNYQAQTLKLSKHFKPFSA
- the metZ gene encoding O-succinylhomoserine sulfhydrylase, with amino-acid sequence MTKTNNPLNDPKKLSAATQMVHGGGMRSGFNETSEALFLNSGYSYPSSEHAELLFQGKIAGGHNYSRFSNPTVDMFEDRMALLEGAEAGKAFASGMSAVTNAVMSQVRAGDHIVASQALFGGCRYVVEDFAPRFGVASTLVDGRDSENFARAMQPNTKLVFIETPTNPTLELVDIRAVADIAHAHGAKLIVDNVFSTALFQKPLELGADLVTYSATKHIDGQGRVLGGIVLGSKELIEGDVHTFLRQTGATLSAFNAWVLLKGLETYALRVERMTDTAEKVAAALSGHPKIERVIYPHDPNHPQYELAKRQMTRGSTLLAIDVKNGQEGAFALSDSLAVILISNNLGDAKSLITHPRTTTHARLTEEVRLETGVTPGLLRLSVGLEDPDDLIADLMYGLDQV
- a CDS encoding transporter substrate-binding domain-containing protein, with protein sequence MRSLFKRCMSALACLLLALPAAAQPLPYHVDPDAREILPNLQPVPAIRFLTTADFPPFNFRDPGGELIGFNIDLARRICIEVNVACTIQAWPWDQAANALADNQGDALIAGLSMTPENGELYDFSSVYLALPGRFLTRAQAVEGFRAETLDGQKVSVRAGSAHEQFLIRYLPNIERMEFDDELEALEAVKSGSVAAFFGDAMRASFWLNDNLACCGFAGEPYFRPDLFGDGLSIAMPAGNDAVRHAIDWALVRLKQNGALDELYLRWFPVGFY
- a CDS encoding tellurite resistance TerB family protein — protein: MTSQAQDALIHVMIVAATSDSAITEKELTRITALIDRLPVFEGFDRTRLETVANQCADILNGQDGLDKVLDDAIAVLPAKLQDTAYALAVEVTAVDLYLEQEELRFLELLRDKLSLDRLTTAAIEVAARARHRKLPA